In the genome of Salvia hispanica cultivar TCC Black 2014 unplaced genomic scaffold, UniMelb_Shisp_WGS_1.0 HiC_scaffold_1370, whole genome shotgun sequence, the window GACTACTTATTTAATAATGAGTGAGTAAtaatgcatctcaattctcaattaggctAAAAAATCTCAGTTAATCACAACTCcagatatatattttgataacaTTTCATatatcttttattataaacagTAACAAAGCATAATTTGGCgcttaattattattcaacCATTTATCTGTTCTATTTCAATTAGTGGTCGGTCTTTACAAATTCCAGCATGCATGAACTCTTTTAACAAGTagtatgaatatataaatgaatgacaaaaaaaaatcttagaAATATGTATTAGGAAGATGACTAAAACTTAGATACGTAACATATATACGGCAAAGTACAAGACTAGGAGCcaaacatttttctctcttctattTAATCATTATAGTCCAATATCATAGTACTCCAATTAAGACCATTCATGGTGAACTGAGGGGGTGTAATTTGTAGTACATTTACATATGCGTATATTGAAAATTGTAGGATTCATGGCAGTTTATTTTACAATCAtctacttcctccgtttcctaaaaacataaatttttaaaatgacacgagttttatcacaaaattaatatagtaagagagatggaaggAGAAAGTATACTAGTGAAATTGGGTCCCACCTCAtatagataaatttttttcctaaaatggagTGTTTCTGTTTCAAGAAAATGGCTCCAAAAGGAAAGAGTTTCtttatttagaaaatggaGGGAGTCATTTTCCGATGACTTCCTTAGACTTGTTAAGATTGTCAATTGCACATCAATTtgatattgtttattttggtTCAAGTCCGTCTGcatagatttatttttggatcacGCTTTAAAGGccttaaaaattaattgaagttGGACAATACTTTTATAGCTTCCAACTTCCCTCGTTCATTCAACATGAGCTTGTAATACAACAAACTGAAGGCAGACCTCTAAATTGATGTTAACTAGCTCAATGGAAATAAATGCCAAAACCTTTCTTGATTAAATCTTTGTGTGACACGTAAATTGTATTAGTAAAAGCCTAATTACATTGTGGGTATGTTTCAGCTGAAGAAGGTGAGAAGAAGTGTGCGTTTAGACTATGAGTGCCCAAGTGGATGCTGTGGTGTTAGTGTAGGTAGAAGACCATCCGGACAATATTGCCGTTGCTCTTATTAATATATCCACacttgatgtttttttttatgttaaaaaaaataaaataaataaagttcaTTAAAGATATATAATCATTGAATTTCAAAGCATTAGAACTTAGGTAATTTTGTAGTTTTACGTCGGAATTAAGGACACTGATTTCTTTATCCAATACTGCAAAgttaaatgttttaatttgtcgatctattttttattaaagacAATACtccaaaaaaatcatgcaaattgatttttaaaaaatattccgACCTGACATGCTAGACCAAAACAATGAGATTTATGGCCAGGATAAACATATTTAAGTCCAAATAAAAAGAACCCGACAAATCCAAATTGAAAACAATCCGAAAGCATatgaaatattgaatattCCTAAACATAAAACAACTTTATTATTCTGCCATGTAGTAACCTGATTTATGATTTTCAAAGTCACGCCTTTTTTCTccactaaaaataatactattaaatctaaaaaagaAGGAGAGTACTGCAATTATGAAGATTTTTGTTCACTAGCTTTTCTCAGAtattagtactttttttttccttaatttcaggattcttatatatattaagtagtggagtattattttatttattttttattaaagataGCAATAGTAACAAAGAAAGTTTTCTCAAATGCTTTATCCTTGCATGGATTCCATTGCATTATAACTTGTTTAGTATCCAAGTCTTTGCTAAGGATTGGTCTCGCATGGCAAACTTGATGACATTTGTTCTTTCTCTAccactcttcttcttcttcttcctcctcacCACCATTCTTCCACCTGCAACATGTTTCAACAACCAAACAGACCAACTCTCACTACTAGCTATAAAATCCAGTCTTCAAGATCCACAAGAAGCTCTCTCTTCATGGAACCAAACACTCCCCTTATGCAGCTGGACAGGCATCCAATGCCGCGGAAACAGAGTTGTCGCCATAACCTTGTCGTCTCTAGGCCTCATCGGAAGTCTCTCCCCGCACATAGGTAACCTCTCTCGTCTCACCAACATCACCCTCGATAACAACTATTTCCACGGCCCAATTCCTCCACAAATCACTCACTTAACCAAACTTCGGTTTCTCGAATTTAGCAACAATTCCTTCACGGGTGAATTACCAAAAAACTTGTCACAGTGCCTCAATCTAGTGCAACTTGTTTTCTCTAGGAATCTCATTTCCGGAACCATACCTAATGAACTTAGCTTCTTGCCCAAACTCGAAGCTATATCTTTTTCAAGAAACCGATTTTTTGGGCTTATCCCTTCATCTATTGGTAACATAACAACACTCGAAACGCTGTCTTTAGCAGCATGCCGTTTGGCCGGAGAGATTCCCGAGTCACTCGGCCGCCTCCACCGCCTTGCATTTCTTCAATTGGGTGGAAATAATTTCACTGGTACTATTCCTCATGGTCTGTTTAATCTAACCAACAtctattattttgatgtttctAATAATAGTCTTCATGGAGTTATTCCTTCTACTATTGGTGTCACACTCCCTCATCTTGTTGCTCTGCGTCTTGAGCGAAACCACTTTAGTGGGCCGATTCCTAATTCCATTTCAAATGCTTCATTGATTGAGTGGATTGACTTGCCCTATAATAATTTCGTTGGACCTATACCAAATCTTGAGAGGCTTACTttgattcaaaatttcaacttGCAATCAAACTTGCTTGAAGATGACATGAGCTTCATTTCATCATTGACAAATTCGACCAAGTTAGAGCGTTTCGATGTTAGTGACAACATGTTGAGTGGCTCTTTGCCGGAATCCTTAGCCAATTTGTCTATTCTTGTCAATATGTTTTACATACACAAGAATCAGATACATGGAAACATTCCTTTAGGAATTGGAAACCTTGTCAATCTTGAAGTGGTTGATATGTCTCACAATCTTCTTAATGGCCCAATTCCCGTGTCAATGTCAAAGCTCTCGAAGTTGCATAACCTTTTTATGGGAAGAAACCGACTCGGAGGCACCTGCCATCTTTGTTTGGAAACTTGACTCGTTTGAGTAGATTCCAGCTAGATGGGAATGGGTTTTCTGGAAATGTGTCTTCCAGTCTTGGCAACTGCACCAACTTGTTAGAGTTAGACCTCTCCG includes:
- the LOC125198338 gene encoding putative receptor-like protein kinase At3g47110, translating into MANLMTFVLSLPLFFFFFLLTTILPPATCFNNQTDQLSLLAIKSSLQDPQEALSSWNQTLPLCSWTGIQCRGNRVVAITLSSLGLIGSLSPHIGNLSRLTNITLDNNYFHGPIPPQITHLTKLRFLEFSNNSFTGELPKNLSQCLNLVQLVFSRNLISGTIPNELSFLPKLEAISFSRNRFFGLIPSSIGNITTLETLSLAACRLAGEIPESLGRLHRLAFLQLGGNNFTGTIPHGLFNLTNIYYFDVSNNSLHGVIPSTIGVTLPHLVALRLERNHFSGPIPNSISNASLIEWIDLPYNNFVGPIPNLERLTLIQNFNLQSNLLEDDMSFISSLTNSTKLERFDVSDNMLSGSLPESLANLSILVNMFYIHKNQIHGNIPLGIGNLVNLEVVDMSHNLLNGPIPVSMSKLSKFQLDGNGFSGNVSSSLGNCTNLLELDLSENHFSGLIPREIMRLSSLSIVLNLSHNALEGSIPSEVGSLINLAALDLSSNRLIGKIPTSLSSC